One window of the Balaenoptera ricei isolate mBalRic1 chromosome X, mBalRic1.hap2, whole genome shotgun sequence genome contains the following:
- the BEX4 gene encoding protein BEX4 isoform X1 translates to MPPAAWRLATENGLRVEVSRRRTCSKNREEQETARIGPGAMASKEEQAVKNLNMENTQQENEGGDQAPLQHGEESRDLGGGRGQKPGGNVRLGRVRRLVPNFRWAIPSRHIDHSEVGDDVEKHAGQMMEIRRKTKKQQMRHHVRYQTPEPDNHYEFCLIP, encoded by the exons ATGCCCCCTGCGGCCTGGCGTTTGGCCACAGAAAACG GTCTGCGAGTGGAAGTGTCGCGGCGGCGCACTTGCAGCAAGAATCGGGAGGAGCAGGAGACCGCGAGGATAGGCCCAG GAGCAATGGCGTCCAAAGAGGAACAAGCAGTAAAAAATCTCAACATGGAAAATACCCAACAGGAAAACGAAGGGGGGGACCAGGCCCCTTTGCAGCATGGAGAGGAATCACGCGATTTGGGAGGGGGTAGAGGCCAGAAGCCTGGAGGAAATGTCAGGCTGGGACGTGTTAGACGACTTGTCCCTAATTTTCGATGGGCCATACCCAGCAGGCATATTGATCACAGTGAAGTGGGGGATGATGTAGAAAAGCACGCAGGGCAGATGATGGAAATCAGGAGGAAGACTAAGAAGCAGCAAATGAGGCATCATGTGCGCTACCAAACTCCGGAACCTGACAATCATTATGAGTTTTGCCTTATACCTTGA
- the BEX4 gene encoding protein BEX4 isoform X2, whose product MASKEEQAVKNLNMENTQQENEGGDQAPLQHGEESRDLGGGRGQKPGGNVRLGRVRRLVPNFRWAIPSRHIDHSEVGDDVEKHAGQMMEIRRKTKKQQMRHHVRYQTPEPDNHYEFCLIP is encoded by the coding sequence ATGGCGTCCAAAGAGGAACAAGCAGTAAAAAATCTCAACATGGAAAATACCCAACAGGAAAACGAAGGGGGGGACCAGGCCCCTTTGCAGCATGGAGAGGAATCACGCGATTTGGGAGGGGGTAGAGGCCAGAAGCCTGGAGGAAATGTCAGGCTGGGACGTGTTAGACGACTTGTCCCTAATTTTCGATGGGCCATACCCAGCAGGCATATTGATCACAGTGAAGTGGGGGATGATGTAGAAAAGCACGCAGGGCAGATGATGGAAATCAGGAGGAAGACTAAGAAGCAGCAAATGAGGCATCATGTGCGCTACCAAACTCCGGAACCTGACAATCATTATGAGTTTTGCCTTATACCTTGA